The following proteins come from a genomic window of Flavobacteriales bacterium:
- a CDS encoding succinate dehydrogenase yields the protein MSSSVGKKIAMALSGFFLLLFLLQHLTVNFISVISPDGFNEASQFMGTNPLIQFVMQPILAFAVVFHLAMGIRLELQNRSARPIKYAMNKGNANSTWMSRNMIITGIMVLLFLGLHFYDFWIPELNVKYVQGDMSGMLPDGGYRYWEELHHKFHDPIRVGIYVLAFVFLALHLMHGFQSAFQSVGFNHRKYTPVIKQLSNIYAVVVPLGFIIIAVYHFATQS from the coding sequence ATGTCAAGTTCAGTAGGTAAAAAGATAGCAATGGCCCTGTCGGGTTTCTTCTTGCTATTGTTCCTTCTTCAGCATTTGACCGTCAACTTCATTTCGGTCATAAGTCCTGATGGTTTCAACGAAGCATCCCAGTTCATGGGAACCAACCCGCTTATACAGTTTGTAATGCAGCCCATTTTGGCCTTTGCGGTGGTCTTTCACTTGGCCATGGGAATCCGTTTGGAGTTGCAGAACCGCTCAGCGCGCCCCATCAAGTATGCGATGAACAAAGGCAATGCGAACTCAACTTGGATGAGCCGAAACATGATCATCACAGGGATCATGGTATTGCTCTTTTTGGGACTTCACTTTTACGATTTCTGGATCCCAGAATTGAATGTGAAGTACGTTCAAGGCGATATGTCTGGAATGCTTCCAGATGGAGGTTACCGATATTGGGAAGAACTTCACCACAAGTTCCACGACCCGATCCGTGTTGGAATTTACGTGCTGGCTTTCGTTTTCTTAGCGCTGCACCTGATGCACGGTTTCCAGTCGGCCTTCCAGTCGGTTGGTTTCAACCACCGCAAGTACACGCCTGTTATCAAGCAATTGTCGAACATTTACGCAGTTGTGGTACCGTTGGGATTCATCATCATCGCGGTTTATCACTTTGCTACACAATCATAA
- a CDS encoding M24 family metallopeptidase: MRYDRIDNELFIDNRKRFIEGIVPQSVAVFNSNDVMPTNADGTMKFKQNSDLFYLTGVDQEESILVLAPNARDEHHREVLFLKETNETIAIWEGAKLTVEQAQQVSGIQTVYWLKDFNRVFNMLVNEASHIYLNSNEHGRATIEVETRDARFVKWCMEKYPLHKYRRCAPVMERIRAVKSKFEVMLLQEACNITEKGFRRLLDKVKPGVWEYEIEAELWHEFIRNRAQGFAYEPIIASGRSSCVLHYIQNNQQCKDGDILLLDIGAEYANYDADLSRTIPVNGKFSQRQRDVYNAVLRVQKAAIEMLRPGTLLKDYHKEVGLLMQDELLNLKLIDKADIQNQDPKWPAYKRYFMHGTSHFLGLDTHDVGNWDAPMQEGNVFTCEPGIYILEEEIGVRIEDDILVTKNGPHNLMKNIPKEVEEIEELMNG, translated from the coding sequence ATGAGATACGACCGTATAGACAACGAACTCTTCATCGATAACCGAAAGCGATTTATTGAAGGAATTGTGCCACAGAGCGTGGCGGTTTTCAATAGTAATGATGTGATGCCGACCAACGCGGATGGCACTATGAAATTCAAGCAGAACAGCGACCTGTTCTACCTTACTGGTGTCGATCAGGAAGAGTCGATCCTGGTACTCGCTCCGAATGCGCGTGATGAGCATCATCGCGAAGTGCTTTTCCTGAAAGAAACCAATGAGACGATTGCCATTTGGGAAGGTGCCAAGCTGACCGTTGAACAGGCACAGCAGGTTTCAGGCATTCAGACGGTTTATTGGTTGAAGGATTTCAACCGCGTGTTCAATATGCTGGTCAATGAAGCCTCGCACATTTACTTGAATTCCAATGAACACGGCCGCGCCACCATTGAAGTTGAAACGCGTGATGCACGCTTTGTGAAATGGTGCATGGAGAAATATCCGTTGCACAAGTATCGCAGATGCGCTCCCGTGATGGAACGCATCCGTGCGGTGAAATCAAAGTTTGAAGTGATGCTTTTGCAGGAGGCCTGCAACATTACCGAAAAGGGTTTCCGCAGATTGCTGGATAAGGTGAAGCCAGGCGTTTGGGAATATGAGATTGAGGCGGAACTGTGGCACGAATTCATCCGAAACCGAGCGCAGGGATTTGCCTACGAACCGATTATCGCATCAGGCAGAAGCTCTTGTGTGTTGCATTATATTCAGAACAATCAGCAATGTAAGGATGGCGATATATTGCTCCTCGATATTGGTGCAGAGTACGCGAATTATGATGCTGATCTGTCGCGGACCATTCCTGTAAATGGTAAGTTCTCGCAACGTCAGAGAGACGTATACAACGCGGTTCTGCGAGTTCAGAAGGCCGCGATTGAAATGCTTCGCCCGGGTACATTATTGAAGGATTACCACAAAGAAGTTGGCTTGCTGATGCAGGATGAATTGCTGAACCTGAAACTCATCGACAAGGCAGACATTCAAAACCAAGACCCGAAATGGCCTGCGTACAAGAGGTACTTCATGCACGGCACCAGCCATTTCCTTGGGTTGGACACGCATGACGTAGGAAATTGGGATGCCCCGATGCAAGAAGGAAACGTGTTCACCTGCGAACCAGGCATCTACATTCTGGAAGAAGAGATCGGTGTTCGGATTGAAGATGATATTCTCGTGACCAAGAACGGTCCGCATAACCTCATGAAAAACATTCCGAAAGAGGTGGAGGAGATTGAGGAGTTGATGAATGGATAG